From a region of the uncultured Draconibacterium sp. genome:
- the typA gene encoding translational GTPase TypA: MTEIRNIAIIAHVDHGKTTLVDRILHQVKLFRENQEVQELFLDNNDLERERGITILSKNVSVRYKDTKINIIDTPGHSDFGGEVERVLNMANGVLLIVDAFEGPMPQTRFVLQKAIELGLKPMVVVNKVDKENCTPEIAQEKVFDLMFSLDATEEQLDFPTVYGSAKAGWMGPDWQTPTEDVVYLLDQILEHIPASTPKEGTLQMRITSLDYSSYTGRIAVGKVTRGELVPGSRVSLVKRDGSIVKTVAKECYLFEGLGKEKTKDPIPCGEICAVMGLEGFDIGDTVADAEEPEGLTPIQVDEPTMSMTFVSNNSPFFGRDGKFVTSRQVRDRLFKETEKNLALRVEETNSADSFLVYGRGILHLSILIETMRREGYELQVGQPQVIVKEIDGKKCEPIEALTVQVPDEFSGKVIELVTARKGEISNIEVKDERAHLEFFIPSRGLIGLRNQMLTATEGEAIMAHRLKGYEPWKGELGVKRSGALISLETGTAIAYSIDKMQDRGRFFVAPGEEVYAGQVIGEYTRLDDLTINIIRTKKMSNMRSSGADEKTSIAPAIKFSLEEAMEYIRNDEYIEITPNFMRIRKIYLDEHERKRRAKSISE; encoded by the coding sequence ATGACAGAAATCAGAAACATTGCAATTATTGCACACGTCGACCACGGTAAAACTACTTTGGTTGACCGTATACTTCACCAGGTAAAATTGTTCCGCGAGAACCAGGAGGTTCAGGAGCTTTTTCTGGATAACAATGACCTGGAACGTGAGCGTGGAATTACCATTCTTTCGAAAAACGTTTCGGTACGCTACAAAGACACCAAAATTAATATCATCGATACTCCCGGGCACAGCGATTTTGGAGGCGAGGTAGAGCGTGTATTAAACATGGCCAACGGTGTTTTGTTGATTGTTGATGCTTTTGAAGGACCAATGCCGCAAACCCGTTTTGTGTTGCAGAAAGCCATTGAACTGGGATTAAAACCAATGGTGGTGGTTAACAAAGTTGATAAAGAAAACTGTACACCCGAAATTGCTCAGGAAAAAGTTTTCGACCTGATGTTTAGCCTTGATGCTACTGAAGAACAGTTGGATTTTCCAACGGTTTACGGATCGGCAAAAGCCGGCTGGATGGGGCCCGACTGGCAAACACCAACTGAAGATGTGGTTTATTTGCTCGACCAGATTTTGGAACATATTCCGGCCTCAACACCCAAAGAAGGAACCTTGCAAATGCGCATTACTTCGCTTGATTATTCGTCGTATACCGGCCGAATAGCAGTGGGAAAAGTAACACGTGGAGAATTAGTTCCGGGATCGCGTGTATCGTTAGTAAAACGCGATGGAAGTATTGTTAAAACGGTTGCCAAAGAGTGTTATCTGTTTGAAGGTCTGGGAAAAGAGAAAACAAAAGATCCAATTCCGTGTGGCGAAATATGTGCTGTAATGGGGCTGGAAGGCTTTGATATTGGCGACACTGTTGCCGATGCCGAGGAACCGGAAGGATTGACTCCGATCCAGGTAGACGAGCCAACAATGAGTATGACTTTTGTGTCGAATAATTCACCATTTTTCGGACGCGACGGTAAGTTTGTAACCTCACGTCAGGTGCGCGACCGCCTGTTTAAAGAAACCGAAAAGAACCTGGCCTTACGTGTTGAAGAAACTAATTCGGCTGATTCGTTCCTGGTTTATGGCCGTGGAATTCTTCACTTGTCAATTCTTATTGAAACGATGCGCCGCGAAGGTTACGAATTACAGGTGGGACAACCACAGGTAATTGTTAAAGAAATTGATGGTAAAAAATGCGAGCCGATTGAAGCCTTAACCGTTCAGGTACCGGATGAATTTTCAGGAAAAGTAATTGAATTGGTTACTGCCCGCAAAGGTGAAATCTCTAATATTGAAGTGAAAGATGAACGCGCTCATCTGGAATTCTTTATTCCATCGCGTGGATTGATCGGTTTGCGTAACCAGATGCTTACAGCCACCGAGGGTGAGGCCATCATGGCACACCGATTAAAAGGTTATGAGCCTTGGAAAGGTGAATTAGGAGTTAAACGAAGCGGAGCACTTATTTCGCTTGAAACAGGAACTGCTATTGCCTATTCGATCGATAAAATGCAGGATCGCGGTCGTTTCTTTGTTGCGCCGGGTGAAGAGGTTTATGCCGGGCAGGTGATTGGAGAATATACCCGTCTGGATGATTTAACCATAAATATTATCCGTACAAAAAAAATGTCGAACATGCGTTCTTCAGGTGCCGATGAAAAAACGTCTATTGCACCGGCCATTAAATTCTCGCTGGAAGAAGCAATGGAATACATTCGTAACGATGAATATATTGAGATTACACCAAATTTTATGCGTATTCGTAAAATTTATCTCGATGAGCATGAGCGTAAACGCCGTGCAAAATCGATAAGTGAATAA
- a CDS encoding RNA polymerase sigma factor codes for MTSSDFEKLIIQQKDKLFRFAFSILKDSNDAQDAVQEVVLKLWKNRRLLDNAKNLESYCLNAIKNHCFDALRKQKHHQNYLLTNIYESAEETRFDAIDLVEKLKQELYQLPDQQRMAIELKDFQGMEYEEVSKIMDQNTNTIRVHVSRGRKKLFEIFKEELANV; via the coding sequence ATGACAAGCAGCGATTTTGAAAAACTCATAATACAACAAAAAGACAAACTATTCAGGTTTGCCTTTAGCATACTAAAAGACAGCAACGATGCGCAAGATGCAGTTCAGGAGGTGGTACTGAAGTTATGGAAAAACAGGCGATTGCTTGATAATGCAAAAAACCTTGAAAGCTACTGTTTGAATGCGATTAAAAACCATTGTTTCGATGCGCTGCGAAAGCAAAAACACCACCAGAACTACCTTCTGACTAACATTTACGAATCGGCGGAAGAAACACGGTTCGATGCCATTGACCTGGTAGAAAAGTTGAAACAGGAATTATATCAATTGCCTGATCAGCAACGAATGGCCATCGAATTAAAAGATTTCCAGGGAATGGAATACGAAGAAGTAAGCAAAATTATGGATCAAAACACGAATACCATAAGGGTGCATGTTTCGAGAGGAAGAAAAAAACTATTTGAAATTTTTAAGGAGGAGTTAGCAAATGTGTAG
- a CDS encoding PQQ-binding-like beta-propeller repeat protein, giving the protein MIRKCLLLALALLFSVSILFAQEPTVWRGQNNGIYPETGLLKEWPANGPEILWTAEGLGEGHSSPVFANGKIYLSSMIDDEGFIFIISQDGEIIKKVSYGKEFAESYPGARSSVVVAGGLMYIYSGYGVLTCMDSETGEEKWSKNAFEDFDGENIRWGVTETVLVDGDVLYLTPGGKKNNMVALNRFNGDLIWTSAGKGELSAYCTPLLVELPVRKLLVTYTADHIIGVDAKTGQLLWDYPHKNQWSVHPNTPLFYNGDLFCFSGYGKGGVKLNLSNDGSSVTKQWEKPELDSRMGGMVVVEGYIYGSGDKGREWRCVNWETGEEKYASKDIAKGVTIYADGMLYCYSERGELALVEAKPEAFNIVSQTKVELGTAQHWAHPVINNGRLFVRHGDVLIAYKIK; this is encoded by the coding sequence ATGATTAGAAAATGTTTATTACTTGCTTTGGCACTGCTTTTTTCAGTATCAATTTTATTTGCCCAGGAACCAACAGTTTGGCGAGGCCAAAATAACGGAATTTACCCGGAAACAGGCTTGCTTAAAGAGTGGCCGGCCAATGGCCCCGAAATTTTATGGACTGCAGAAGGATTGGGCGAGGGACACTCATCTCCGGTTTTTGCTAACGGTAAAATTTACTTGTCGAGCATGATCGACGATGAAGGTTTCATTTTTATTATATCGCAGGATGGGGAAATAATCAAAAAGGTTTCATACGGAAAAGAATTCGCAGAAAGTTATCCGGGAGCTCGTTCTTCGGTTGTGGTAGCAGGAGGTTTAATGTATATCTATAGTGGTTACGGAGTACTGACTTGTATGGATTCAGAAACCGGAGAGGAGAAATGGAGTAAAAATGCTTTTGAAGATTTTGACGGTGAAAATATACGTTGGGGAGTGACTGAAACTGTTCTTGTCGATGGTGATGTTTTGTATTTAACTCCGGGCGGAAAGAAAAACAATATGGTGGCCTTAAACCGCTTTAACGGCGACCTGATCTGGACATCAGCAGGGAAAGGCGAATTATCGGCTTATTGCACACCGTTGTTGGTAGAACTTCCGGTGAGGAAATTACTCGTAACATATACTGCCGATCACATTATTGGTGTTGATGCCAAAACCGGGCAGCTGCTGTGGGATTACCCGCATAAAAACCAGTGGAGCGTTCATCCGAACACGCCGCTTTTCTATAACGGCGATCTATTTTGCTTTAGCGGCTATGGCAAAGGTGGCGTAAAACTCAATCTTAGCAACGATGGCAGCAGTGTAACAAAACAGTGGGAAAAACCAGAACTCGACAGCCGTATGGGAGGAATGGTTGTGGTTGAAGGTTATATATACGGATCGGGCGATAAGGGGCGCGAATGGCGTTGTGTAAACTGGGAAACCGGCGAGGAAAAATATGCGTCGAAAGACATTGCAAAAGGTGTTACCATTTATGCCGACGGCATGTTGTATTGCTACAGCGAGCGTGGAGAACTGGCATTGGTTGAAGCAAAACCCGAAGCCTTTAATATTGTAAGCCAAACAAAAGTAGAACTGGGAACAGCACAACATTGGGCGCACCCGGTAATCAACAATGGTCGCCTGTTTGTTAGGCATGGCGATGTGCTGATTGCCTACAAAATCAAATAA
- a CDS encoding DUF4252 domain-containing protein: MKTKFILFFLFISFCSLAQNGNKSIDQAFKLIDSREDISYFEVTKDMFKMLSESRDISPEFKEYISTLHQLKMVQPRGEKRQVLGEELYNSMMNNVNLKDYTRLMTQRDQRSKISFYKKDGKDENEFLLVSTNMIIYITGTLDLQNIQQFEQMIEIAGSAMGM; encoded by the coding sequence ATGAAAACAAAATTCATCTTATTTTTTCTATTCATTAGTTTTTGTAGCCTGGCACAAAATGGCAACAAAAGTATCGATCAGGCCTTTAAACTAATCGACAGCCGCGAAGACATTTCGTACTTTGAAGTTACCAAAGACATGTTTAAAATGCTGTCGGAATCCCGGGATATAAGTCCCGAGTTTAAGGAATATATCAGCACGCTTCATCAACTGAAAATGGTTCAACCAAGGGGTGAAAAACGCCAGGTGCTTGGCGAAGAACTCTACAATAGCATGATGAACAATGTGAACCTGAAAGATTATACACGGCTAATGACCCAACGAGACCAACGCTCTAAAATATCGTTCTACAAAAAGGATGGTAAAGATGAGAATGAATTCCTCCTGGTAAGTACAAACATGATCATTTACATTACGGGCACACTCGATCTGCAGAATATCCAGCAGTTTGAACAAATGATTGAAATTGCCGGAAGTGCGATGGGAATGTAG